The genomic region AGTTCATGCGCGGCAAGGTGGAGAAGAAGGTCAACGCCCGCTTCGCCACGAACAAGGACAAGCCGGTCTCGGCTAAGGCAAACTCCGCGCTGGGCTTCACCTACGAGGTGAAGAACTCCGGTTCCGCACCGATGGTCAACGTCAAGCTCACGGACATCGTCTACGAGGACGGCGCTGACGAGGACAACTGCGTTCCGGGCGAGGTTGTAAACAAGGAAGGCGACATCAAGTGCTACGAGCTTGAAGTCAAGGCCCCGGAGGGCTTCGACGGCACCCTGCTGCCGGGTCAGCGCGTGATCTTCACTGCTGATATTCCGGAGGGCCTGAAGCCGGGTGCACACCACCACAATGCCGCTGAGGCTCGCGGTGAGCTGCCGAAGCGACCGAATCGTGGCGACCAGTTCGACGGTGAGCCGGACTACGGCGAGGATCCGTCGTCCGTGCTGGTCATCTCCCCGCGTGAGAACCTCAAGGGCAACGCCCACATTGTGGTCTCCGAGGGCGCGGAGCTGGCCACCGACATCCAGGCAGTTACCTGGGTAGACAAGAACGGCAACGGCAAGCAGGACGCGGGCCAGAACGAGCACGTCAGTGGCCTGGAGGTCACCCTGGTGCCGACGGACGGCTCCCCGGCTATTTCGGGTACCACCGGTGCCGACGGCAACGTCCTGTTCGAGAAGGCACCGCAGGGCGAGTACACCATGCAGATCAAGAGCCCGGGCAACCTGCGCCTGGCCGACCCGAAGGATCCGGAGAAGAACTCCTTCGAGCCGGGCGCCATCTTGGAATCCAAGCCGTTCAAGGCGGAAGGCAAGGAGCGTTTTGTCAGCCTGAAGCTGGAGACGCCGGCGACGGCTGCGAACGGTTCCGACCTCGTCGTGGATGAGGAAGAGGGCAGCTCCCTGGGCAAGTGCCTGGCTTCCACGTCTTCCGTTTCCAACCCGGTTGCGTGGCTGGTGCCGGTGGGTCTGCTCACCGCTGTCATGGGTGGCATCGGCGTGATGTTCGAGGATCAGCTCAACGAGGCGTCTGCACGCGCAAACGCCGCCATCCGCGAGGCGATGCCGCAGGTGGATCTGGGCATCGGCTTCCAGCAGCCGGAGTGGATGCGTGAGACGCAGGCTCAGTGGCAGGCGCAGATCGACCAGGTCAACCGCCAGCTCGCGGCCATTAACCCGGCTGCCCCGGCTGCGGCTGCAGGTATCGGTGCACTGGCCATCGCGGGTCTGCTCACCGGCATCTTCTACGCCGGTTGTGAGGCTGGCTGGTTCGAGCCGAACGAGGAGGGCATGACGGGCTCCAGCTCCAAGGGTTCCTCCGAGAAGGCTGAGGGCGATGCCAACGAAGCCGAGGATGCCAAGACCGAAGAGAACAACTCTTCTATCGGCTCCAGCTCTAAGGATTCCTCTGAGTCCGTGGATGAGAAGGATGCCAAGGAAGAGTCCACCAACTAAGGTCGCTCACCATGGCTGAGAGCTAAACGGCACCCCGCACACGTCGCAGCGTCGCGACGAGGGCGGGGTGCCGTTTTTTACACGCAAGAAATATTGAGACGCTGCGCTGAAACGTATACATTCGTAGTTGCTTTTTGGGCGTACGAGCGCTTTTTCACATTCGAGAGGTAAAAATGGCTGCAAACTCTAAGGTCAACCGCATCGCCGGGCTGTCGCTCGCCGCTGCTGTCGCGGGCACGCTGACGCTGATGCCTGTGGCGAAGGCGCAAACCACGTCTCCGTCGTCGGAGACTGCGACGTCGCAGGCACCGGTCGTCTCCACGGAGAACAGCAGCTCTGCTTCGGCGTCCGCCTCCACCGTCGCCCCGGCCTCGGAGTCTGTGTCCACCACCATCAAGTTGGGGGATGGCTTGGAGGAGGCACCGAAGGCGTCGTCAAGCGTGGCGCCCACGACCACCCCGTCGACGGACTGGGCGGAGATCCTGAAGAGCTTCGCCGCCTTGGTGGTGCCGGCCACGACCACCGGCTCCGGCACCAACGACGCGACGTTCACGTCGGACAACAACACCTACTCTGCGCTCGCCAGCAACCCCACCAACGGCCGCCTCTACGCCATCTCGAACGAAGGCCACCTGCTGCGCATCCACCCGCAGACAGGCAACCTGAAGGACTTGGGCAAGGTTCCGGACCTCGACGCCTCCAAGATCACCTCTGCAGCCTTCACCAACGACGGCACCTTCGTGCTTATCGACGGCGATACCGTCTACACCAAAGACCTCGCCGACGACGAGACCGGTGAGACGGCTACCCCGGACAACCTCGACTTTGTGAAGAAGCCGGTCGACACCACGCTGCCGGAGCTCGCATGGGCGCCGACACAGCAGCCGGGCGAGCTTGTCGCCCTGTCTGCCAAGGACGGCAAGGCAACCAGCTACACGCTGGACGTCAAGGATGAAAAGGCCACCGTGACTAAGGCTCCGGCTGAAGTGGCAAAGGGTGTCGACCTGGCCAAGTTGGAGACCTTCAACTACGCCTACCTGGATGATGACGCCACCTACTTCGCCGACGAGAACGGCCACGCGGTGAAGCTGGAAGACGGCAAGGTCACCGCTGTCGAAGACGGCCTGACCAAGGAGGACAACTACAAGGCAGTTGCGGGCCTGGAACCGAAGTCGGCCACCACCAACACCTCCACTGCGACGTCTGCTGAGCCGAAGCCGGCGGACACCGTTGAGTTCAACGTTGTGGTCACCACCGACGACGATCGCGCGATCGAGGGGGCCACCTTCAAGAGCGCCGATGGCACCGTCACCGGCACCACCGACAGCAAAGGCCACGGCACCGTTGCCCTCGCGGTGAACGAGGCATCCCGGAACAAAGACTCCTTCCAGTTGACTCTTGCGGAGGCTCCGGAGGGCTTCAAGAACACCGAGATCCAGGTCAAGCGCGATCAGAAGGACGCGAAGCTGGTGCTTCCGGCGGAGGGTGCGAAGAACAGCACCACGAAGCCGACCGGTGCTGCGAACGCAGATGACCTGATCGAGATTGACGTCCTGGTCAAGACCGCCGACGACAAGGTTGTTGAGGGCGCGGAGTTCAAGAGTGAGGACGGCCGCGTTATCGGCACCACTGACGCCGATGGCCGAGGCAAGATTGGCATTGACCTCAACAAGGATTCCCGCGACAAAAGACTCATCCAGCTGACCCTGAAGGAAGCTCCGAAGGGGTACAAGAACGCCGAGGTGGTCATCCGTCGCGGTGAGGGCAAGGCAGAGCTCGTGCTCCCGCGCGACCCGAAGGCCACCCCGTCGTCCACGCTGAGCAAGCCGGACCAGGTGCTGAAGGTGATCGACCAGATCAAGCCGGTCGCCTCCTCCTTCCTCGCCCCGGCGGCAGCTTTCGCCGGTGCGGCGGGCATGGCTGGCGCAGGTGGCAAGAGCACCAAGAGCACCAAGACCACGTTCGGCGGCACCAGCGTGACCATCTCCAACACCGCTGGCCGCTCCACGGGCCGCTCCACCAGCGTGACCCCGTCCGCGAAGGTGGTCACCCGCAACGGTAGCAACGCCACGGTGGCGAAGGCGAACAGCACCACCGGCGCGAAGTCCACCGCTAAGACCAGCACCTCGGACGAGCGCGACGGTGATCTCGCAGATACCGGTACCCCGATGCGCGCAGTGATCGCCCTCGGTGTGCTGTCCATCCTCGTCGGTGGCGCATACCTGGCGCTGGGTCGTCGTCGCGAGAACTAAGCCCACGCACAAAAGGCGGCTCCCGGAATTGCTCCGGGGCCGCCTTTTTCGTGCCCGGTTTAGAACACCTCCACGCGCCCGCCGAGGGACTCGATCTGCTCCAGCTGCCGCTCCCACCCGGGCGCGCCCGGGTGGACGCGCATGACGGGGCGCGAGGAGATCTCCACCGGCGAGACGGATTCGCGCCGCGCGCCCTTACGGGCTGCCATGCGCAGGTGTGCGCGGTGGCCGGACTTGGTCAGCGAATCCAACGACGGGCGATCATCCGCCAGGGAGGTGCGCGCGTGCTGGAGGAGCTCGATGAACTCGTCGAGTACGGGCACCAGCGACTCCGCGTTGGTCTCGCACATGTTGCGCACCAGGTCCGGGTCGGTGCTGGCCACGCGGGTCGCGCCGCGGAAAGAGCCCGCGGACAGGGACTGCGCCAGCGTGCCTCCGCGGTCGCCGACCAGCGCGAGTGCTTCGGCAATGACGTGCGGCAGGTGGGAGACGCGGGCGACGGCTTCGTCGTGGCGGTCCACGGACACCGGTACGGCCTCAGCGCCCACCACGGCCGCCATGCGGCACACGACGGTAAACAGCTCGGCCCACTGTTCATCGCCTGGGTTGTCCCGG from Corynebacterium fournieri harbors:
- a CDS encoding prephenate dehydrogenase, which codes for MRDLQSLGERVYGFTLHGARAARRDGFDVSDSVEEVLRRAEEERALVVVAVPMRAVASVLDQVAEFAPSCWITDVVSVKQPIYDLVVERGMQSRYVGGHPMTGTEFSGWTASHEGLFASAAWAVTYDYARDNPGDEQWAELFTVVCRMAAVVGAEAVPVSVDRHDEAVARVSHLPHVIAEALALVGDRGGTLAQSLSAGSFRGATRVASTDPDLVRNMCETNAESLVPVLDEFIELLQHARTSLADDRPSLDSLTKSGHRAHLRMAARKGARRESVSPVEISSRPVMRVHPGAPGWERQLEQIESLGGRVEVF